The sequence GGACTGAGGTACAGACGTTCCAGCGGTACATACTCAGCCGCCTGCCGAATTCTTTCTTTGATTAGCTCTTCGCTCTCAAGAACCGGTGATTTTGTTGTAATAAGCCCAAGAACAACTTTTTTATCATCTGAAACAAATCTAAGCGGCTCAAATCCTCCCGAGCGCTCATCGTCAAACTCCAGATAATATGCGTCCACGTTCTCATTTGCAAACAGATATTTTGCCACTGGCTCATACCCGCCTGATGATGCCCAGGTAGAATGGTAGTTTCCCCGGCATACATGAGTTGTAATCACAAGATCCTCTGGTCTTCCCTCAATCGCAAGGTTGTTCAGGCGAAGATATTTTTCTGCCTCGCTTTCTATTGTAACACAATCCTGCTGTCTTGCCTCCCAATATTTTTTATCACAAAACATACCCCATGTGCAATCGTCAAATTGAATATTTCTGCAGCCTGCTTCATAAAGTTCTTTGATCACAGTGCGATATGCTTTCGCAATATCCTGAATGAGCACTTCCTCATCTGGATAAAATTTCACTGTATTTTTTCCATTTTCTTCTCGAAATAGCTCTGCCAGCAGCTGCGCCGGGGCAGGAATCGTCTGTCTTGCCACTGTGTTTTCATCTTCAAATTGTTTCACAAATTTAAAATGTTCTACAAACGGGTGACCCTCTCCACTGATCTTTCCGCTCACAGCAACGGAGCCGTGCGTAGTCTCTTCTCCATGGAAGAAATATCCATGATCCAGCTCAATATGCTCAACTCCATTTAATCCCCACATAAAATCCAAATGCCAGTAGCTTCTGCGAAATTCTCCATCGGTGATCACATGATATCCTGCTGCCTTTTGTTTTTCTACCAGATCACGAATCGCCTCATTCTCAACTTCTTCCAATTGTTTCTCCGATATTTTTCCACTCTCAAAATCTGCTCTCGCCTGCTTTAACTGTGCAGGTCTTAAAAAACTTCCTACAAAATCATATCGAAACGGTGCATTCTTACTCATATCTTCTACCTCCAAATACTTTTGTCTTACCCTCCGGTAATCTATGAAGGTATTATATCGGGACACAATAAATACGTAAAATATCCAAAAATATCTGTTAGCTATAACTTTTAGTTATATCAACTCTGTATTTTCGCCGATATTTCGTTTGAGTGCATCTATATATGCTATTCCTAAACGGCTGAAATGTGACTTCTGATGGCTCACATATCCGATATGCATATCCCCCTCTTTTTCAAGCGGCACTGCAACAATATTTCCCCCGTTCAGCTCCGAATCGATCACTCCGCTGCAGACAGTATATCCGTCCAACCCAATCAGCAGGTTAAACAGTGTCGCTCTGTCACGCACCCGGATATTTTTTATCCTCTGTACTGTACTGAAAATCTCCTCCGAATAGTAAAAGGAATTATGTTCTCCCTGTTCAAACGAAAGATATGGATACTCATGAAGCTCTTCCATTGTCACAGATTTTCGACTCGCCAGCGGATGTCTGTTGCTTATAAAAATATGCGGCTTTGCAACAAACAGTTCTGTAAACACAAGTTCCTTTACCTTCATAATTTTTCGCAGCACTTTTTCATTAAAATCATTCAGATACAGAATCCCTATCTCACTTTTCATCGCCGCGACATCTTCTATAATCTCATATGTCTGTGTTTCCCGAAGAGAAAAATCATATTGGGCGGTTCCATGCTCCTTGATCAAGTCCACAAACGCATTCACCGCAAACGAATAGTGCTGTGTGGAGACACAAAACTGCTGCTTTCTGCCGGATTTATGCATATACTTTTCTTCCAAAAGATCTGCCTGTTCAATCACCTGTCTTGCATATGCCAAGAACTGCTCCCCCTCATGTGAGACAACAATCCCTTTGTTTGTTCGCTCAAAAATTACAATTTCCAGCTCTTTTTCCAGCTCTCGAATTGATTTGGTGAGACTTGGCTGTGATATATATAATTCTGTTGCAGCTTCGGTCATCGTTCCCTTCTCCGCCACCATCGCCACATATCTCAACTGTTGTAATGTCATAGTTCCCTCTTATCTTTCAATCTCAAATGGTTTGTGAATCGGTGTTTCCATATCCCATATTTTGTATTCTCCATTCCAGTAGTAAGCCGGCTTACACTTACCACTTTTAAACACACGAATCAGGTCTTCCATCGTGCGCACCTCCTCCGGAAAATAAGTTGCAAAAAAGCCGATCTTTCCCGGTATATGACAGTCGCTTGAGCCAACAGTGACCAGTCCAAGTTCTCTTGCATAATCTGCCGCTTTTTTGTTTGCCTCAGGAAGTGTACTTCCGTTGAGCACCTCAACACCGTCCAGTCCCTTTACAATTCTCAGATTTTCTTCCAATCCCCGGTTATTATTGCGAAACGGATGTGCACTAAAACAGATTCCACCCTGCTCTTTCACAATATCGATAAACTTCTGTGCATCCACCCGCTCTTTCGGGTATTCCTCGATTCCTAAAGCCACGATATCCCCCTGCAGAGAAAAAAATTCAATTCCCACAAAAATCGGAAAACCGGTTTTTTCCGAATATTCTTTTGCGTACTCTTTCAATCCCATATCATCGTGATCTGTAATGCAGATTGCTCCAAGTCCCCGCTCCTTTGCAAGCTCCACCATCTCATCCAATTTTAAAAAGCTATCTTTTGAAAATGTCGATTCGTGCATGTGCATATCTATAAACATGTTTTTTCCTCTTTTCTACGTTATCATTTCCAGAACAGTCCGACTGATGCCTTCCCATGAGACACCGTTCAAATCGGGACATTCTTCTTGTTGTTGTTCTAATTTCTTCTCTATTGCCTCCGCCAATTTCTTTTCAAACTCTGGCAATTTTTCTTCTTTCGGCTCATCTACCCGAGTCATCTCAGGCAACGGAACAAACTCCACCTGTTGCCCCGGCACATGCTCATCTAACCACTCTTCCATCCCAGGAATCTGCGAACAGACCACCTTACATCCACATGCCATTGCCTCCATTGTCACCAGTGGCAATCCTTCAAAAAATGACGGGAGAGCAAACACATCGCTTTGCCGAAATACCTCTGCTAAAGCTTCCTGCTGCAAACTGCCTAAAAATATCACCGGATATCTGCATTCTCTGGCAAGCCTGCAAATTTCTTCATACTCTTCTCTGCTGCCATGCCCTCCTGCAATCTTCACAACCAGATTTTCCGGTTTGAC comes from Coprococcus phoceensis and encodes:
- a CDS encoding LysR family transcriptional regulator, with the translated sequence MTLQQLRYVAMVAEKGTMTEAATELYISQPSLTKSIRELEKELEIVIFERTNKGIVVSHEGEQFLAYARQVIEQADLLEEKYMHKSGRKQQFCVSTQHYSFAVNAFVDLIKEHGTAQYDFSLRETQTYEIIEDVAAMKSEIGILYLNDFNEKVLRKIMKVKELVFTELFVAKPHIFISNRHPLASRKSVTMEELHEYPYLSFEQGEHNSFYYSEEIFSTVQRIKNIRVRDRATLFNLLIGLDGYTVCSGVIDSELNGGNIVAVPLEKEGDMHIGYVSHQKSHFSRLGIAYIDALKRNIGENTELI
- a CDS encoding PHP domain-containing protein; translation: MFIDMHMHESTFSKDSFLKLDEMVELAKERGLGAICITDHDDMGLKEYAKEYSEKTGFPIFVGIEFFSLQGDIVALGIEEYPKERVDAQKFIDIVKEQGGICFSAHPFRNNNRGLEENLRIVKGLDGVEVLNGSTLPEANKKAADYARELGLVTVGSSDCHIPGKIGFFATYFPEEVRTMEDLIRVFKSGKCKPAYYWNGEYKIWDMETPIHKPFEIER
- a CDS encoding 5-methyltetrahydropteroyltriglutamate--homocysteine S-methyltransferase, coding for MSKNAPFRYDFVGSFLRPAQLKQARADFESGKISEKQLEEVENEAIRDLVEKQKAAGYHVITDGEFRRSYWHLDFMWGLNGVEHIELDHGYFFHGEETTHGSVAVSGKISGEGHPFVEHFKFVKQFEDENTVARQTIPAPAQLLAELFREENGKNTVKFYPDEEVLIQDIAKAYRTVIKELYEAGCRNIQFDDCTWGMFCDKKYWEARQQDCVTIESEAEKYLRLNNLAIEGRPEDLVITTHVCRGNYHSTWASSGGYEPVAKYLFANENVDAYYLEFDDERSGGFEPLRFVSDDKKVVLGLITTKSPVLESEELIKERIRQAAEYVPLERLYLSPQCGFASCEIGNKLTEEEQWAKLALVKKIASATWKE